The nucleotide window AGCTCGTTACCTGCTCTCGGTCTGGCAATGGCAGCTCTCTCTTGCTGACTCTTTCGAGATCTTTCATTTTCCTGCAGCCAAAAGAGTTCAGTAGGCTCTTCAGAGCAAAAAATTCAGATATGTGCTTCCATGACAAGAAAAGACTACCTGGTCCTTCCGGAGGGACTCCATGTAAGCAGCGTCCTGTTCTTGTCGTAGCCGCTGCGCCGATCTccacctctcttcttcctctGCCGATCTGGAGGATCTGGCAGCAGCAGCTTGCTCGACTGGCCTGGAGGGTCTGAAAGCCGCGCCCTGCTCGTCAATGGTGCGCTGCAAGATCTCCACCAGCTCTGACGGTGAGACTGGCCCCTCTACCTGCAGTGATGGAGATCACAGATCACAAGGCGTGCGTGTTGCAGTTCTTGGCACAAAAACCGAACGTGCTAAAATCACAATTGTCGCAGGCAAAGGCAAAGATATGCATTGCAGACTCTGCCGATCGACGTTTAAAAACGACGACGGCGGAGGGCGGACAGCCACTACCTGTTGCAGGACCGCGATGCTTTCGTCGGAGACGGGAGCGACGACGGCGCAGAACGGGAAGCTGCCGGGCTGCAGCGAGGCCACCATGCCGGGCCCCTCCCCGGTGCCGGTGACGGCGCCCCAGGACACGACGTTGGCGTCGAGGAACTCCACCACGACGTCGGCGCAGAGCGTCCTCCGGCAGAAGGGCTCGGTGTAGGGGTGGCCCAGGTCGTGGAGGTACACGAAGACGAGCCTGCCCTCCCTCCGCGCTGCCCGCAGCGCGTCGGCGAAGCGGCACCCGTAGAAGAAGGGGTGGTGGCCGCCGTACTGCTGCTCGAACACGCTGAAGAAGAAGAGCTCCTCGGGGACGAGCGGTGGaagctgcggcggcggtggctggagaTGGTGGGGAAGTGCCGAGGGGTGGTGGCTCCTCCTCGGGGCGCGGCGGGGGATGGACCTCGACAGCCCCTCCATGATGGTCGCCGGCAGCCGCGCCAGGGTCCGGGCGAAGTCGTTGCACGAGCTCCGGAGGCTCTCGCCCGCGCTAGCGCTGCTCCCTCTCGCCGgacctgacgacgacgacgacgacatggcTGGGTGCCTGGGTTCTTCAGCAATGTCCGCCGGCCTGCCTCTGCGATCGGTCAGGTCAGGTGGGTGAGCATCTGCATCGTTCGCATTTGTTCTTGCAAGTTGCAACTAGTTGGAAGGGACTGATGAATGGATTATGCTTTGCTCTTTTGTTAAAGCTTCAGGGGAAATAAAGAGGGAGGAAATTGGGATGCTTTATGTCTTGGCCTCTGATGCAAAGAACATCGGGTTCTTGCCAGACGTGTTGGTGTTGCTGCTTTTCAAGTTTGAACAGAACACTAGTGAGGAATTATGTTGTTTGTGTGTGCCACAAGCTAGCTGGGAAGCTGGAGCTGCCTGCGATGCTGTCTTTTAACCCGGCTATTAACAAAGAACGTCCCTCTTCGCACGTTTCCGACAAAATATTAGAATTGAGCAACGACAATGTGTTTTATGCactttcaacacatgaatttttttacaccatagaattaagattcAACGATCTCTATCCTCCTTCTAtctccagccttcttctacctccagacaatcacaagataacagatccacatatcacaagaaacaatttttttctatgaaagggcAAGAGGACAAGCGAAACCGGCGCGACGAATGCAGTCGACGTTGCGCCTCCCTTAGCGGTGGGCCTTGCTTGCGTGTGGCACCCCCAGTTGGACCAGGACCCGGGAAGATCGGGCACAGGATGGATCCGACGACGGCAGGTGTCGCCTGCCGGAAGGTTGGGCCCCAACTAGGTCCTAGCTGTGGGTTCAGAGCTTCACCAGAGGATTCGCCGTCGGCGTTGCCGTACCAAAACCGGCGAGGGAGACGGttgaaaagagagagggagagagagaaaatccatgtgttttttatgctaaaacatatgtgtgttgtatagcatttctgttagAATTTAGGCTTTGTTTAAATCCTCGggtaaagttttggggtgtcacatgagggtgtcgtatgaggtgttcggatactaataaaaaaataaattacagaatccgtcagtaatccgcaaGACGAATttcttaagcctaattaatctgtcactagcacatgtgttactgtagcacaacattgtcaagtcatgaactaattaggcttaaaagattcatctcttAAATTAGTtgtaaactatacaattagttatttttagcctatatttaatactccatacatgtgtcaaacattcgattgGATATAGAGTAAACTTTAGAGCTAAACAAGGCTTACATGGACAGGTCTCTTAATAAAATGACACACACTGGGCTTCTGCATCATCGTATCATttgagaaagaaaaaagaaatattgTGTCTAGACACTAGACTTGTGTACCACTTGTACGTGCCACGCGAGCTTGGCAAGGGAAAGGCTggaccttttttttaaaaaaaaaagaggaaaaagtctacttaaccctctCACCTTTCATATTTGGTCTACTTCAcctctcaactatgaaaccgtctgttttacccccagaactttctaaaaccgtctattttaccccctgggcggttttcagcggcggtttgctacagtaacagcatgTTTAATACAGTAACGGTGTGTTTGCTGCAGTGccaatgggtttgaattttctttttttttattttcgatgaatttttgaaaaatcatggtaaattatagaaaaatcataaaataaaaaatctaattttattggactccacgtgagtagatctacacagtgaatatataatagggtatgctttagtacaaattttttttgtagctttagattaattggaaaatccaattttatctataattaattagaatttatctataactaagttatacatagtccaatgagtacgaaatttttactatagttcaagcatacaataattagcgtatcataaaaatttcaccataattggaccatagaagctacagctatgaattatttcaattaattactgacaaaattggattttccaattaatctaaagctacaaaaaaattgtactaaagcataccgtattatatattcattgtgtcgatctactcatgtggagtccaataaaattagattttttattttaggatttttctatgatttactatgatttttcaaaaattcaccgaaaataagtaaaaataaattcaaaacaccgacactgtaCCAAACCCGATGTTACTGTAGCAGACAGACGTTGAAatccgcccagggggtaaaatagacggttttaaaaagttcaggggtaaaacagacggtttcatagttggactGTGAAGTAGACTATGTATGAAAGatagggggttaagtagacttaaaaaagagagagagagagagagagagagagagagaaaggctgGGCCGCGGCGTCGGCACCGGCGACTGAACTCCGCGTGCGCGTTGCTGAAGGTTGGCGGAGAACTTCCGTTTCATGGGTCGTTTTGTTTTTGTCCGCTGGGCTGATCCGTTGTAGGCCCATGGACGCGCGTGCGCAAATCCCCGTGCCAGAGTTTCGTGagctattttttttttaattttcgtTTATAACCTGATAGTACAACGTAAAATAAAGCTCATCGGCACAAGAAATGTAACACCATTCATGATAATTTCACCAAATATTATACGGAAGGAGGACGTAACTGCTCATATATGCTTATTAAGGTCTAACATATATATGACATGCTCATACATAGCCTGCACTGGTTAATTGAGTCCATAATATAGTCGTACAGGTCAACCCATACGTACTCATCAAGCTCATGCATTACATCATGAGATGAGACATCACAAACACTACAGATTACGTACTACGATTATTCAGCTCCATGAGTCCTGATCGACGACGAGGCAGCTTATCCTGCCAGTCAGTTGCCGGTGCCTGCCTGGCGGCCCGGCTCACTCCTCCCCTCCAGCTCGACGGAGCAGCACCAGGGCGGCGTTCGCGTCGACCACggcgaagaagaggaaggcgaTGGCCGACATGACGCTGACGACGAGGAGGTCGTCGTTCGGGGCGGTGACCAGGTTCACTCCCAGGAAACAGGTGAGGACGCAGTGGATGGCGACGGCGGACGCGAGGGCGACGCAGGCGAGCGCCCGGTGGACCCGGGCGCGGCCCTTGAGCAGCACCGCGGCGCCGGCCCCCCCGGCGCCGAACCACAGCGTGGCGTTCTGGAGGCCGAGCGCGTTGGCGGCCTGCGCGGGCGTCAGGAGCTGTGCTTGCATGCAGGCAGGCAGATGCAGAAATTAAACGGGATTAATCAGGGATAGATCATCTGTGTGTGATCACGTATAGTAATCataataataattcatcatgaacGAATGGTGTCAAGGGTGTTTAGTAAAGGAAGTTGATTAAGTAATTGCACCAGCGGGTACCTTGAGGTCTGGCACGGCCAGGGTGCTTCTGAAAGCTGAGGCAGGCGCACAGTGACCACTGACAGACCCATTCGAGCGACCTCTTCTCCCTCGGCCACGCGACTGATGATGCCTTGTTGTTTTCCATCCGATCGAGTTGGAGAAACCTTAGCGTGGGACAGAGGCGGCGCTTCGCTTCGTCGCCGGGAGCTAGCGACGGCCGGACGCGCTCTGGACCAGGGAAGGAGGAGGATTTTGAGATTGTAAGGAATGATGAAGCAGAGTGGGAGGGGCGAGGCTTTAAATAGAGGAAGAAAACTGAAGCTAGGAGATAAAGCTAGCTAGGAGATTTTGTTCAACAGTTGAAGGATAGCTAGCTCTCTTCCGTGTGCACGCATCGACCTCTCGTTCTGCAAAGTACTCCAGGAATCTACTAGCATTCTAGGGAGCTACATTACTCCCTCCAGTCAAGCAAACAAGACGCTTTCAGACATGGTGATTACTTTAACGCTTTAGTTTGCCTTGTTCATGGCACTGGTGTCAAGAAAAATAAAATTGCTCGGCATCCTTGCTAAGCAATTTCGGTCCATGCATGATTTCGATCGATGAAGAGAGTTTAGTTACGAGTACGTAATTTTAATCATAcgtgcattttttttaaaaaataattgtTTGTCATTACTGATTTGTGGTTTCTTATGAGCACTGTATTTCCAATCTCTTTTATAAAGCGTACACATATATTAAGATTTAAACATAAAAATATCTGACCAATAGTTTAGCTAATAATTCGTAATTATATGATACAAACTTTATATGGCTATATTTATAATTAAATATTCCTAGAGCTATTATTataatttataaatataataatataaaataaaaataaatgaaTGATGAAAGTGTAATTTGTAGGATCATGTTATTTTTTTGATATCAAATTGTATCTTATAAAAGATGATATGATAGGCACCAAACTTGGTGCCACGACatgtgtcgacaaaagatgctcggcaggtccaccgaggggtatcccacgatggtagatttatcgtagaggtgagctagatttgtcgtagaggtgagcgagatcaggagcgagatggtaatacaagcactaagacacaagatttagacaggttcggccgtcagtatgacgtaatatctacatcatgtgttctgatgtattacaTTGAGATGTATGAATTTGTCCATTAGGGGACCCCtgtccctccttatatactctggaggagtagggttacaaggaaagtatcatatttggtactatacgatagcttgcggtgcacgccgagcagcgccgtgcatgccttgatcttatgggctaggccacctctgatagtgcggcccatgtcttgtcctgtgaataccgggggccatacccccacagctagtcgccgagcctgacagtaggtgacgtagtcacgtggtgccagggtcagaaagtagaagaccagccgagcaggcagctagtccccgagcgtagcctcgagataaaAAAAGCGCACATTTacctcaaggtgaagtgtgcccacttagtccctgagcctgctggaagatgaagaatgaatcttgtagcaggatcaaagaaaaagaagtctaaaagctttaccgacgtcatccgacatgcgcatatcaagaccccagacgtgctgcccaagatcagcaccctgatccgaatagcgtggagcagcttgatagcacaccgatgagacgtagcaagatccgaccaccaagggcgatgtccgagcgccgaggagtccccggcgtagctggcgacgtctgagcaccgaggagttcctgacgtagctggcgatgttcgagcaccgaggagtccccggcgtagctggcgatgtccgagcaccgaggagtcccccgcgtagctggcgatgtccgagtaccgaggagtccccagcgtaggcggcgatgtccgaacaCTGAGGAGTTCCCAGTGCAgttggcgacgtccgagcagcgaggagttcccggcgtagctagcgatgtccgagcaccgaggagttcctagcgtagctggcgatgtccgagcaccgaggagtcccggcatagctggcgacgtccgagcatcgaggagtccccgacgtagctggcgacgtccgagcaccgaggagtccctgatgtaGCTAGCGGCGTCCGAGCActgtggagtccccggcgtagctggcaatgtccaagcaccgaggagtccccggcgtagctggcgacgtccgaccaCTGAGAAGTCACCGGCATAGCTGGCAACGTCCGaccaccga belongs to Miscanthus floridulus cultivar M001 chromosome 4, ASM1932011v1, whole genome shotgun sequence and includes:
- the LOC136549931 gene encoding plant UBX domain-containing protein 10-like, which gives rise to MSSSSSSGPARGSSASAGESLRSSCNDFARTLARLPATIMEGLSRSIPRRAPRRSHHPSALPHHLQPPPPQLPPLVPEELFFFSVFEQQYGGHHPFFYGCRFADALRAARREGRLVFVYLHDLGHPYTEPFCRRTLCADVVVEFLDANVVSWGAVTGTGEGPGMVASLQPGSFPFCAVVAPVSDESIAVLQQVEGPVSPSELVEILQRTIDEQGAAFRPSRPVEQAAAARSSRSAEEEERWRSAQRLRQEQDAAYMESLRKDQENERSRKSQQERAAIARPRAGNELRPRRAGQAPREPTTKTTQIRASPHKETAPAHRTEPNTKIMIRFPNGERRQQSFHHTDTIREVYRYVDSQGIPGIGSYQLVRSYPRKTYGQQQLGMTLGDAGFYPSVTLYIEQLQ